From the genome of Eucalyptus grandis isolate ANBG69807.140 chromosome 2, ASM1654582v1, whole genome shotgun sequence, one region includes:
- the LOC120290644 gene encoding disease resistance protein At4g27190-like, whose amino-acid sequence MGSDQEFQLNELKHGEARILFERTVGDRVNDLEFKILVDKVVENCGGLPLLILSVAKRLKRGNLPEWRDASTNKEGSDVKSIVELNYNDLKDERIKALFLVHALFSRELWQRDTLIYYMGLGLYKKFSKTIEVARDRLIMDQRRLLDSSLLLGSGKQDYLSMHDLFIDVAISMHDKIIDTEWNALVERKDFGFKGWSKYDLRKCTAMSFDCVDIDELPEKLDCPNMMIFLLLEHNRSLKVPESFFESMEKLQVLDLTGLSFTSLPLSMEFLENLTSLCLDQCHLEDVTALGKLKGLQFLSIIGSTIARLPKEMGELTKLRFLDLTWCLTLKVIEPGMLESLVNL is encoded by the coding sequence ATGGGCTCTGATCAAGAATTTCAACTCAATGAGTTAAAGCATGGAGAAGCACgtatactttttgaaagaaCAGTGGGGGACAGGGTTAACGACCTTGAATTTAAGATCTTGGTGGATAAAGTGGTCGagaattgtggaggcttgcctCTTTTGATTCTCTCGGTGGCTAAAAGGTTGAAGCGTGGAAATTTGCCTGAATGGAGGGATGCTTCGACCAATAAAGAAGGGTCTGATGTAAAATCAATAGTAGAACTTAATTACAATGACCTAAAAGATGAGAGGATCAAAGCATTGTTCTTGGTTCATGCTCTATTCTCTCGAGAACTTTGGCAAAGGGATACCCTTATCTACTACATGGGTTtgggtttatataaaaaattcagcaagACCATCGAAGTCgctagagataggttgattaTGGATCAACGTCGCCTActtgactcttctttgttgctagGCAGTGGTAAGCAGGACTATTTGAGCATGCATGACTTATTTATTGATGTGGCCATCTCtatgcatgacaaaattattGACACGGAATGGAACGCCTTGGTCGAGAGAAAGGATTTTGGGTTTAAAGGATGGTCAAAGTATGATCTCAGAAAATGCACTGCAATGTCCTTCGATTGTGTTGACATTGATGAACTTCCTGAAAAATTGGACTGCCCAAACATGATGATTTTTCTATTACTTGAACACAACCGATCTCTCAAAGTGCCCGAGTCATTTTTCGAATCTATGGAGAAGCTCCAAGTCTTGGACTTGACTGGCTTATCTTTTACGTCTCTACCTTTGTCGATGGAGTTCCTGGAAAATCTCACGTCACTATGTCTTGATCAATGCCATCTGGAGGATGTGACTGCTCTTGGAAAGCTGAAAGGATTACAATTCCTAAGTATTATCGGATCTACAATTGCTCGGCTTCCCAAAGAAATGGGTGAACTaacaaaattgagatttttggacctTACATGGTGTTTAACGCTCAAAGTTATTGAACCTGGCATGCTTGAAAGCTTGGTTAATTTATAA